Proteins encoded by one window of Chaetodon trifascialis isolate fChaTrf1 chromosome 15, fChaTrf1.hap1, whole genome shotgun sequence:
- the spag9a gene encoding sperm associated antigen 9a isoform X4 — MELEDGVVYQDDPGTSAMMSERVSGLANSIYREFERLIGKYDEDVVKELMPLVVAVLENLDSVFAENQEHEVELELLKEDNEQLITQYEREKALRKHAEEKFIEFEDTHEQDKKDLQNHVDRMESHSRQLELKIKNYADQISRLEERELELKKEYNSLHQRHTEMIHNYMEHVERIKMQQISETSESSTVGRVRRERPLSLGIFPPSAGVSMLTPDPQTRAETLGTEGWRFTDPTQPRSNTSLKQLDFVDPPKEREGKSAQDSTWGNSLADDCKDELSDFTGSKSATPMSITASDMEREDGNSKSTEVQAAPGTRSISVGLPDNEDSSDVQDIIESTPELDMDLIGYKPCSTPTKGIENMAFDRNTDSLFEELSSAGTGLIGDVDEGADLLGMGREVENLIQENSQLLETKNALNVVNKDLILKVDELTCEKEMVHGELEAVLQAKTKLEDKNRELEEELKKVRLEVEEMKQKNKDEEDSDVPTAQRKRFTRVEMARVLMERNQYKERLMELQEAVRWTEMIRASRENPALTEKKKSSIWQFFSRLFSSSSSAPAIKKVESQSNVKYNTTGSLMKRSSTFSQFPTEKSKTFDFLNEEKDQCSSPSRKEQKRAQYRQVKAHMQKEDGRVTAHGWSLPSKYKVANGGQVENKMNLPVPVYLRPLDQKDASMKLWCAAGVNLSGGRTGPTSELTGQTKGSQSSLDQLEQDSKDQEKRQQEKELVVQDEMSSTVWVCTSTNSSTKVMVLDASQPSDLLDSFYACNTHVVCIASVPGVLETDYPAGEEVPQDLEASQGDRVSLAGSVASVGSTGSDGALAAEGTTAIPQTASSSFSDQPAEHSGVPGSVELSRESSPAEDGVPTAEEATEATEANTGVGEEGEEDQGVDQNQPGIYTEHVFTDPLGVGPTDSPPADTQRGSGQDGVASLPEESDQSEGDVLRMSSALPTMWLGAQNGCLYVHSSVARWRKCLHAIKLKDSILSIVHVKGRVLVALADGTLAIFHRGIADGQWDLTNYHLLDLGRPHHSIRCMTVVHDKAWCGYRNKIYVIQPKAMRIEKSFDAHPRKESQVRQLAWVGDGIWVSIRLDSTLRLFHAHTYQHLQDVDIEPYVSKMLGTGKLGFSFVRITALVVSCSRLWVGTGNGVIISIPLSEANKTMGIVPNRPGGAVRVYGDDSSDCAVSGSFVPYCSMAHAQLCFHGHRDAVKFFVTVPGQAMPPPGTADSGSDDPASESSDTATSEPKTYLVMSGGEGYIDFRMGDEGGELDGLSEPTAGRQSAPTRAEQSHLIVWQVTASHD; from the exons ATGGAGCTGGAAGACGGAGTTGTGTACCAGGACGACCCGGGGACATCAGCGATGATGTCTGAGCGGGTATCGGGCCTGGCCAACTCCATCTACCGCGAGTTCGAGAGGCTCATCGGCAAATATGACGAAGACGTGGTGAAGGAGCTGATGCCGCTTGTCGTGGCCGTGCTGGAGAACCTGGACTCGGTGTTCGCGGAGAACCAGGAGCACGaagtggagctggagctgctgaaggaggacaACGAGCAGCTCATCACCCAGTACGAGCGGGAGAAAGCGCTGAGGAAACATGCAGAGGAG AAGTTCATTGAGTTTGAGGACACTCATGAACAGGATAAGAAGGACCTGCAGAACCACGTGGACAGAATGGAGTCCCACTCCCGACAGCTGGAGCTCAAGATCAAGAACTACGCAGACCAGA tcAGCAGGTTGGAAGAACGTGAACTGGAGCTCAAGAAGGAATACAACTCCCTCCATCAGCGACACACGGAG ATGATCCATAATTACATGGAGCATGTAGAAAGGATCAAAATGCAGCAGATAAGTGAGACTTCAGAGTCAAGCACAGTCGGCCGAGTCAG gaGGGAGCGGCCTCTCTCTTTAGGGATCTTCCCACCATCTGCTGGGGTGTCTATGCTCACACCAGACCCCCAGACCAGGGCAGAGACACTAGGGACAGAGGGGTGGAGGTTCACCGACCCAACGCAACCACGGTCCAACACTAGCCTCAAG CAGTTGGACTTTGTCGACCCCCCAAAGGAAAGGGAGGGTAAGAGTGCGCAGGACTCTACTTGGGGGAATTCACTGGCAGACGACTGCAAG GATGAGCTGTCGGACTTCACCGGCTCCAAGTCGGCCACACCAATGTCCATCACGGCCTCGGACATGGAGAGGGAAGATGGGAACAGTAAGAGCACGGAGGTGCAGGCTGCACCGGGGACTAGATCCATATCAGTGG GTTTGCCTGACAATGAGGACAGCTCTGATGTGCAGGACATCATTGAGTCCACCCCTGAGCTGGACATGGATCTCATTGGGTACAAGCCCTGCAG TACCCCTACTAAAGGCATTGAGAACATGGCATTTGACCGGAATACAGACTCTCTGTTTGAAGAGCTGTCGTCTGCAGGCACTGGCCTCATAGGGGATGTGGATGAAGGGGCCGACCTGCTGG GTATGGGCCGGGAAGTTGAAAATCTCATTCAGGAGAATTCACAACTGCTTGAGACAAA AAATGCTCTGAACGTCGTGAATAAAGACCTGATACTGAAGGTGGACGAGCTGACGTGTGAGAAGGAGATGGTGCACGGAGAGCTGGAGGCTGTGCTGCAAGCCAAGACCAAGCTGGAGGACAAgaacagagagctggaggaggaactCAAAAA GGTGCGGCTTGAGGTGgaggaaatgaagcagaaaaataaagatgaagaaGAC AGTGATGTACCGACAGCCCAGAGGAAGCGCTTCACCAGAGTGGAAATGGCCAGAGTGCTGATGGAAAGGAACCAGTACAAAGAGAGACTGATGGAGCTACAGGAAGCCGTGCGGTGGACAGAGATGATCAG GGCATCGAGGGAAAATCCAGcactcacagaaaaaaagaaatccagcaTCTGGCAGTT cttcagcagactGTTTAGCTCCTCCTCCAGTGCCCCTGCCATAAAGAAGGTGGAGTCCCAGTCCAACGTGAAGTACAACACCACGGGCAGcttgatgaagaggagcagcacCTTCTCCCAGTTCCCCACAGAGAAGTCCAAGACGTTTGACTTCCTCAATGAAGA GAAGGACCAGTGCAGTTCACCATCGCGTAAAGAGCAAAAGAGAGCCCAGTACAGGCAGGTCAAGGCCCACATGCAGAAGGAGGATGGACGAGTCACTGCACACGGCTGGAGCCTGCCCAGCAAATACAAG GTGGCAAACGGTGGACAGGTAGAGAACAAAATGAACTTACCTGTACCAGTATACTTGAGACCTCTGGATCAGAAAGATGCTTCTATGAAG CTGTGGTGTGCTGCAGGGGTCAATTTGTCTGGGGGAAGGACAGGGCCCACATCAGAGCTCACTGGGCAGACGAAGGGTTCCCAGAGTAGCCTTGACCAGTTAGAGCAAGACAGTAAG GATCAGGAGAAACGGCAGCAGGAGAAGGAGCTGGTCGTTCAGGATGAGATGTCCAGTACGGTGTGGGTGTGCACCAGCACCAACTCCTCCACCAAGGTCATGGTGCTGGATGCCAGTCAGCCCTCTGACCTGCTTGACAGCTTCTACGCCTGCAACACCCACGTGGTCTGCATTGCTAGTGTGCCAG GTGTGTTGGAGACTGATTATCCGGCAGGTGAAGAGGTGCCCCAAGACCTGGAGGCTAGCCAAGGTGACAGGGTGTCACTGGCTGGCAGCGTGGCCAGTGTTGGCTCCACGGGCAGTGATGGTGCTCTGGCAGCAGAGGGGACCACCGCCATCCCCCAGACGGCCAGCTCAAGTTTCTCCGACCAGCCGGCTGAGCATAGCGGCGTCCCTGGCTCAG TTGAGCTTTCCAGAGAGAGCAGTCCAGCAGAAGACGGAGTTCCCACGGCGGAAGAAGCAACAGAAGCGACGGAGGCTAACACCGGTGTGGGcgaagaaggagaggaagaccaGGGAGTGGATCAGAACCAGCCAGGAATCTACACGGAGCACGTGTTCACCGACCCGCTGGGCGTGGGACCCACTGACTCCCCTCCCGCTGACACACAGAG GGGCTCCGGGCAGGATGGCGTGGCTTCATTGCCAGAGGAGTCGGACCAGTCAGAGGGGGACGTCCTGAGGATGAGCAGTGCCCTCCCCACCATGTGGCTTGGGGCTCAGAATGGATG TCTGTATGTCCATTCGTCCGTGGCGCGATGGAGGAAGTGTCTCCATGCCATCAAGCTCAAAGACTCCATCCTCAGCATAGT GCATGTTAAAGGGAGAGTCCTTGTAGCTCTGGCTGATGGGACGTTAGCCATATTCCATAGAGGCATTG CAGACGGTCAGTGGGATTTAACCAACTACCACCTGCTGGATCTGGGCCGCCCGCACCACTCTATTCGCTGTATGACAGTAGTCCACGACAAGGCGTGGTGCGGCTACAGGAACAAGATCTACGTCATCCAGCCCAAGGCCATGAGGATAGAG AAGTCATTTGACGCTCATCCTCGCAAGGAGAGTCAGGTACGGCAGCTAGCCTGGGTTGGAGACGGTATCTGGGTGTCTATCCGACTGGATTCCACTCTGCGCTTGTTTCACGCCcacacctaccagcacctccagGACGTGGACATTGAGCCATATGTCAGCAAGATGTTGG gtacAGGTAAACTGGGCTTCTCGTTTGTGAGAATCACAGCTCTGGTGGTGTCCTGCAGCCGACTGTGGGTAGGGACAGGAAATGGCGTCATCATCTCCATCCCACTGTCTGAAG CCAACAAGACAATGGGAATAGTGCCAAATCGGCCCGGCGGTGCCGTCCGGGTTTACGGTGATGACAGTTCAGACTGTGCCGTGTCAGGCAGCTTCGTGCCGTACTGCTCCATGGCCCACGCCCAGCTGTGTTTCCATGGACATCGAGATGCTGTCAAGTTCTTTGTCACTGTGCCAG GTCAGGCGATGCCCCCTCCAGGAACTGCAGATTCAGGCTCTGATGACCCTGCATCTGAATCCTCTGACACAGCGACCTCTGAGCCCAAAACCTACCTGGTCATGAGTGGAGGCGAAGGCTACATTGACTTCAGAATGG GTGATGAAGGCGGTGAGTTGGACGGTTTATCAGAGCCAACGGCCGGCCGGCAGTCGGCGCCTACCAGAGCCGAACAGAGCCACCTCATCGTCTGGCAGGTCACAGCCTCTCatgattga
- the spag9a gene encoding sperm associated antigen 9a isoform X3 — translation MELEDGVVYQDDPGTSAMMSERVSGLANSIYREFERLIGKYDEDVVKELMPLVVAVLENLDSVFAENQEHEVELELLKEDNEQLITQYEREKALRKHAEEKFIEFEDTHEQDKKDLQNHVDRMESHSRQLELKIKNYADQISRLEERELELKKEYNSLHQRHTEMIHNYMEHVERIKMQQISETSESSTVGRVRRERPLSLGIFPPSAGVSMLTPDPQTRAETLGTEGWRFTDPTQPRSNTSLKLDFVDPPKEREGKSAQDSTWGNSLADDCKDELSDFTGSKSATPMSITASDMEREDGNSKSTEVQAAPGTRSISVGLPDNEDSSDVQDIIESTPELDMDLIGYKPCSTPTKGIENMAFDRNTDSLFEELSSAGTGLIGDVDEGADLLDLSLIGMGREVENLIQENSQLLETKNALNVVNKDLILKVDELTCEKEMVHGELEAVLQAKTKLEDKNRELEEELKKVRLEVEEMKQKNKDEEDSDVPTAQRKRFTRVEMARVLMERNQYKERLMELQEAVRWTEMIRASRENPALTEKKKSSIWQFFSRLFSSSSSAPAIKKVESQSNVKYNTTGSLMKRSSTFSQFPTEKSKTFDFLNEEKDQCSSPSRKEQKRAQYRQVKAHMQKEDGRVTAHGWSLPSKYKVANGGQVENKMNLPVPVYLRPLDQKDASMKLWCAAGVNLSGGRTGPTSELTGQTKGSQSSLDQLEQDSKDQEKRQQEKELVVQDEMSSTVWVCTSTNSSTKVMVLDASQPSDLLDSFYACNTHVVCIASVPGVLETDYPAGEEVPQDLEASQGDRVSLAGSVASVGSTGSDGALAAEGTTAIPQTASSSFSDQPAEHSGVPGSVELSRESSPAEDGVPTAEEATEATEANTGVGEEGEEDQGVDQNQPGIYTEHVFTDPLGVGPTDSPPADTQRGSGQDGVASLPEESDQSEGDVLRMSSALPTMWLGAQNGCLYVHSSVARWRKCLHAIKLKDSILSIVHVKGRVLVALADGTLAIFHRGIADGQWDLTNYHLLDLGRPHHSIRCMTVVHDKAWCGYRNKIYVIQPKAMRIEKSFDAHPRKESQVRQLAWVGDGIWVSIRLDSTLRLFHAHTYQHLQDVDIEPYVSKMLGTGKLGFSFVRITALVVSCSRLWVGTGNGVIISIPLSEANKTMGIVPNRPGGAVRVYGDDSSDCAVSGSFVPYCSMAHAQLCFHGHRDAVKFFVTVPGQAMPPPGTADSGSDDPASESSDTATSEPKTYLVMSGGEGYIDFRMGDEGGELDGLSEPTAGRQSAPTRAEQSHLIVWQVTASHD, via the exons ATGGAGCTGGAAGACGGAGTTGTGTACCAGGACGACCCGGGGACATCAGCGATGATGTCTGAGCGGGTATCGGGCCTGGCCAACTCCATCTACCGCGAGTTCGAGAGGCTCATCGGCAAATATGACGAAGACGTGGTGAAGGAGCTGATGCCGCTTGTCGTGGCCGTGCTGGAGAACCTGGACTCGGTGTTCGCGGAGAACCAGGAGCACGaagtggagctggagctgctgaaggaggacaACGAGCAGCTCATCACCCAGTACGAGCGGGAGAAAGCGCTGAGGAAACATGCAGAGGAG AAGTTCATTGAGTTTGAGGACACTCATGAACAGGATAAGAAGGACCTGCAGAACCACGTGGACAGAATGGAGTCCCACTCCCGACAGCTGGAGCTCAAGATCAAGAACTACGCAGACCAGA tcAGCAGGTTGGAAGAACGTGAACTGGAGCTCAAGAAGGAATACAACTCCCTCCATCAGCGACACACGGAG ATGATCCATAATTACATGGAGCATGTAGAAAGGATCAAAATGCAGCAGATAAGTGAGACTTCAGAGTCAAGCACAGTCGGCCGAGTCAG gaGGGAGCGGCCTCTCTCTTTAGGGATCTTCCCACCATCTGCTGGGGTGTCTATGCTCACACCAGACCCCCAGACCAGGGCAGAGACACTAGGGACAGAGGGGTGGAGGTTCACCGACCCAACGCAACCACGGTCCAACACTAGCCTCAAG TTGGACTTTGTCGACCCCCCAAAGGAAAGGGAGGGTAAGAGTGCGCAGGACTCTACTTGGGGGAATTCACTGGCAGACGACTGCAAG GATGAGCTGTCGGACTTCACCGGCTCCAAGTCGGCCACACCAATGTCCATCACGGCCTCGGACATGGAGAGGGAAGATGGGAACAGTAAGAGCACGGAGGTGCAGGCTGCACCGGGGACTAGATCCATATCAGTGG GTTTGCCTGACAATGAGGACAGCTCTGATGTGCAGGACATCATTGAGTCCACCCCTGAGCTGGACATGGATCTCATTGGGTACAAGCCCTGCAG TACCCCTACTAAAGGCATTGAGAACATGGCATTTGACCGGAATACAGACTCTCTGTTTGAAGAGCTGTCGTCTGCAGGCACTGGCCTCATAGGGGATGTGGATGAAGGGGCCGACCTGCTGG ACCTTAGTTTGATTG GTATGGGCCGGGAAGTTGAAAATCTCATTCAGGAGAATTCACAACTGCTTGAGACAAA AAATGCTCTGAACGTCGTGAATAAAGACCTGATACTGAAGGTGGACGAGCTGACGTGTGAGAAGGAGATGGTGCACGGAGAGCTGGAGGCTGTGCTGCAAGCCAAGACCAAGCTGGAGGACAAgaacagagagctggaggaggaactCAAAAA GGTGCGGCTTGAGGTGgaggaaatgaagcagaaaaataaagatgaagaaGAC AGTGATGTACCGACAGCCCAGAGGAAGCGCTTCACCAGAGTGGAAATGGCCAGAGTGCTGATGGAAAGGAACCAGTACAAAGAGAGACTGATGGAGCTACAGGAAGCCGTGCGGTGGACAGAGATGATCAG GGCATCGAGGGAAAATCCAGcactcacagaaaaaaagaaatccagcaTCTGGCAGTT cttcagcagactGTTTAGCTCCTCCTCCAGTGCCCCTGCCATAAAGAAGGTGGAGTCCCAGTCCAACGTGAAGTACAACACCACGGGCAGcttgatgaagaggagcagcacCTTCTCCCAGTTCCCCACAGAGAAGTCCAAGACGTTTGACTTCCTCAATGAAGA GAAGGACCAGTGCAGTTCACCATCGCGTAAAGAGCAAAAGAGAGCCCAGTACAGGCAGGTCAAGGCCCACATGCAGAAGGAGGATGGACGAGTCACTGCACACGGCTGGAGCCTGCCCAGCAAATACAAG GTGGCAAACGGTGGACAGGTAGAGAACAAAATGAACTTACCTGTACCAGTATACTTGAGACCTCTGGATCAGAAAGATGCTTCTATGAAG CTGTGGTGTGCTGCAGGGGTCAATTTGTCTGGGGGAAGGACAGGGCCCACATCAGAGCTCACTGGGCAGACGAAGGGTTCCCAGAGTAGCCTTGACCAGTTAGAGCAAGACAGTAAG GATCAGGAGAAACGGCAGCAGGAGAAGGAGCTGGTCGTTCAGGATGAGATGTCCAGTACGGTGTGGGTGTGCACCAGCACCAACTCCTCCACCAAGGTCATGGTGCTGGATGCCAGTCAGCCCTCTGACCTGCTTGACAGCTTCTACGCCTGCAACACCCACGTGGTCTGCATTGCTAGTGTGCCAG GTGTGTTGGAGACTGATTATCCGGCAGGTGAAGAGGTGCCCCAAGACCTGGAGGCTAGCCAAGGTGACAGGGTGTCACTGGCTGGCAGCGTGGCCAGTGTTGGCTCCACGGGCAGTGATGGTGCTCTGGCAGCAGAGGGGACCACCGCCATCCCCCAGACGGCCAGCTCAAGTTTCTCCGACCAGCCGGCTGAGCATAGCGGCGTCCCTGGCTCAG TTGAGCTTTCCAGAGAGAGCAGTCCAGCAGAAGACGGAGTTCCCACGGCGGAAGAAGCAACAGAAGCGACGGAGGCTAACACCGGTGTGGGcgaagaaggagaggaagaccaGGGAGTGGATCAGAACCAGCCAGGAATCTACACGGAGCACGTGTTCACCGACCCGCTGGGCGTGGGACCCACTGACTCCCCTCCCGCTGACACACAGAG GGGCTCCGGGCAGGATGGCGTGGCTTCATTGCCAGAGGAGTCGGACCAGTCAGAGGGGGACGTCCTGAGGATGAGCAGTGCCCTCCCCACCATGTGGCTTGGGGCTCAGAATGGATG TCTGTATGTCCATTCGTCCGTGGCGCGATGGAGGAAGTGTCTCCATGCCATCAAGCTCAAAGACTCCATCCTCAGCATAGT GCATGTTAAAGGGAGAGTCCTTGTAGCTCTGGCTGATGGGACGTTAGCCATATTCCATAGAGGCATTG CAGACGGTCAGTGGGATTTAACCAACTACCACCTGCTGGATCTGGGCCGCCCGCACCACTCTATTCGCTGTATGACAGTAGTCCACGACAAGGCGTGGTGCGGCTACAGGAACAAGATCTACGTCATCCAGCCCAAGGCCATGAGGATAGAG AAGTCATTTGACGCTCATCCTCGCAAGGAGAGTCAGGTACGGCAGCTAGCCTGGGTTGGAGACGGTATCTGGGTGTCTATCCGACTGGATTCCACTCTGCGCTTGTTTCACGCCcacacctaccagcacctccagGACGTGGACATTGAGCCATATGTCAGCAAGATGTTGG gtacAGGTAAACTGGGCTTCTCGTTTGTGAGAATCACAGCTCTGGTGGTGTCCTGCAGCCGACTGTGGGTAGGGACAGGAAATGGCGTCATCATCTCCATCCCACTGTCTGAAG CCAACAAGACAATGGGAATAGTGCCAAATCGGCCCGGCGGTGCCGTCCGGGTTTACGGTGATGACAGTTCAGACTGTGCCGTGTCAGGCAGCTTCGTGCCGTACTGCTCCATGGCCCACGCCCAGCTGTGTTTCCATGGACATCGAGATGCTGTCAAGTTCTTTGTCACTGTGCCAG GTCAGGCGATGCCCCCTCCAGGAACTGCAGATTCAGGCTCTGATGACCCTGCATCTGAATCCTCTGACACAGCGACCTCTGAGCCCAAAACCTACCTGGTCATGAGTGGAGGCGAAGGCTACATTGACTTCAGAATGG GTGATGAAGGCGGTGAGTTGGACGGTTTATCAGAGCCAACGGCCGGCCGGCAGTCGGCGCCTACCAGAGCCGAACAGAGCCACCTCATCGTCTGGCAGGTCACAGCCTCTCatgattga